A genomic segment from Malus domestica chromosome 05, GDT2T_hap1 encodes:
- the LOC103443883 gene encoding FHA domain-containing protein PS1 gives MANEKVNRKLNGEENEEEEEPKIPVFTVLKNGAILKNIFIVNKSPPPPHSKPISAVHRKTHEEILIVGRHPDCNIVLTHPSISRFHLQILSDPFSQKLSLTDLSSVHGTWVSDKKIEPGVRVELSEGDRLQLGGSSRVYSLHWIPMSRAYDSETPFVPFIEHEDDESAEQVVDQWENSLSAENKKPESPDSNSEGIESSFSDEIVGVIGKMDVPSAPPLPENAIYSVCDQSEEGGENLSKGSGEENEVSSFWAFGTESVNLFMNMEESNPSRKENQHLQPYCVTEEVSERENPENSVFTAEEGEAYHAVHVPEETENQSQLGKDHGKNDLSPLVTGEILEETKIQLIEKENLTLESKPNLPVNLNAEHSTGEKEDEAYPATQVPEEFESQGPSRKYQGQIDCICLSSGPRVMENSSLRTGEVLEEDKDEQIPEENLTRGPKPNLLISQKFEHFDEKEKEAYAAASVPEKLENQSPLGKDNGQTDISCLFSGPLVMENLSLPIGEVLGETKDQKVVEESLTPEPRSSLPFNLNFEHSDEKECLVDVSCGESENKSVAPEDHEKRDTSISSALLVTESGNSSMSEIMDDKESQTPQSLFTAAGQPESEFCESPPLRSENKSSTRMGSVWARRGKPASAVKLQTDKSRGKSTEAGYDDDIEEDEEIFTPDKENFTPNTIRLRSLKKKGTIKVKHSKSSTSSSSKLNLVSNIHQQELIESPGKENQIMKELQETKLVGNTSGNQARVEKKLTVTKLRRERIPFQSLKSSGGKNISEDSVPNTETKSSISFSSTKNKEVANAHSNKSVGEGKRSWTMVADATTLLDKESGKSLQFLQGLKGTQLIIPRMVIQELDCLKQRGSLFRKKTEAESVLEWIEECMVKTNWWIHVQSSMEDGRLIAPTPPVSPQSLFSEKSWCFPSGTTGSLTFSRCGSTMDLVSPSPEDHILDCALLHRRMKRNDGQLILLSNDVTLKIKAMAEGLLCETAQEFRESLVNPLSERFMWPDSSPCGRTWSYSGNVALREKYNSCGPLKKLSNGEGAKGLKLILHHNSHYGQIR, from the exons ATGGCGAACGAGAAAGTGAACAGGAAACTGAAcggagaagaaaatgaagaagaagaggagccgaAAATCCCCGTCTTCACAGTCCTCAAGAACGGAGCCATTCTCAAGAACATCTTTATCGTCAACAAATCCCCCCCGCCGCCGCACTCCAAACCCATCTCCGCAGTCCACCGGAAAACCCATGAAGAAATCTTGATCGTTGGCCGACACCCGGACTGCAACATCGTCTTGACTCACCCCAGCATCAGCAGATTCCACCTCCAAATCCTCTCCGACCCCTTTTCCCAAAAGCTCTCTCTCACCGATTTGTCTTCAG TACATGGGACTTGGGTTTCGGACAAGAAGATCGAGCCGGGAGTTCGAGTGGAGCTGAGCGAAGGGGACAGGCTCCAGCTTGGTGGTTCCAGCAGGGTCTACAGCCTGCACTGGATTCCTATGAGTCGGGCCTATGATTCTGAAACCCCTTTCGTGCCATTCATAGAGCACGAAGATGATGAAAGTGCAGAACAAGTAGTGGACCAG TGGGAGAATTCTTTGTCAGCTGAAAACAAAAAACCTGAATCTCCAGATTCAAATTCAGAGGGTATAGAATCGTCGTTCTCCGATGAAATTGTGGGAGTAATTGGGAAGATGGACGTCCCATCAGCACCTCCACTGCCGGAGAATGCCATTTACTCAGTCTGTGATCAAAGTGAAGAAGGTGGTGAGAACTTATCAAAAGGTAGCGGTGAAGAGAATGAAGTGTCAAGCTTCTGGGCATTTGGAACGGAGTCGGTGAACCTGTTTATGAATATGGAAGAATCTAATCCTAGTCGAAAGGAAAACCAGCACCTACAGCCTTACTGTGTCACAGAAGAGGTTTCTGAAAGAGAGAACCCAGAGAATTCCGTTTTTACTGCAGAGGAAGGAGAAGCTTATCATGCTGTGCATGTGCCTGAGGAAACTGAGAACCAAAGCCAATTGGGAAAAGACCATGGAAAGAATGATCTTTCGCCTCTTGTGACTGGGGAAATCCTCGAGGAGACTAAAATTCAGCTAATTGAGAAAGAAAATCTGACCCTGGAATCAAAACCAAACTTGCCAGTCAACCTGAATGCTGAACATTCTACCGGTGAAAAGGAAGATGAGGCATATCCTGCTACTCAAGTACCTGAGGAATTTGAGAGCCAAGGCCCTTCGAGAAAATATCAGGGACAGATTGATTGTATATGTCTTTCCTCTGGACCTCGGGTGATGGAGAACTCATCCTTGCGGACTGGGGAAGTCCTTGAGGAGGACAAAGATGAACAAATTCCAGAAGAAAACCTGACCCGAGGACCAAAACCGAACTTGCTGATTAGCCAAAAGTTTGAACATTTtgatgaaaaggaaaaggaagctTATGCTGCTGCTTCTGTACCTGAGAAACTTGAGAACCAAAGCCCATTGGGAAAAGATAATGGACAGACTGATATTTCATGTCTTTTTTCTGGACCTCTTGTGATGGAGAACTTATCATTGCCAATCGGGGAAGTCCTCGGGGAGACCAAAGATCAGAAAGTTGTAGAAGAAAGCCTGACCCCAGAACCAAGATCCAGCTTGCCCTTTAACCTAAATTTTGAACATTCTGATGAAAAAGAATGTCTAGTGGATGTGAGTTGTGGAGAATCGGAAAACAAAAGCGTGGCACCAGAAGATCATGAAAAGAGGGATACAAGCATTTCTTCTGCACTTCTTGTGACAGAATCTGGAAACTCATCTATGTCAGAGATAATGGATGACAAAGAGAGCCAGACCCCACAATCTCTCTTTACTGCAGCAGGACAGCCTGAATCGGAATTCTGTGAAAGTCCTCCACTGAGATCAGAGAATAAATCAAGTACGAGGATGGGAAGCGTTTGGGCAAGAAGAGGCAAACCTGCTAGTGCTGTAAAGCTTCAAACAGATAAGAGCAGAGGAAAATCTACAGAGGCTGGGTATGATGATGATATTGAAGAGGACGAGGAGATCTTTACTCCAGACAAGGAAAATTTCACCCCAAATACTATTCGACTGAGGTCTTTGAAAAAGAAGGGTACGATAAAAGTTAAGCATTCCAAATCAAGCACATCATCCTCGTCGAAGCTAAATCTAGTCTCCAATATCCATCAACAAGAGCTGATTGAATCCCCAGGAAAAGAGAACCAGATAATGAAGGAACTCCAGGAAACAAAATTAGTAGGAAATACTTCTGGAAATCAAGCAAGGGTGGAGAAAAAGTTGACAGTAACAAAATTAAGAAGAGAAAGGATTCCCTTTCAATCACTAAAAAGCTCCGGAGGCAAGAACATATCAGAAGACTCGGTCCCTAACACAGAGACAAAAAGCAGCATATCTTTCAGTTCTACTAAAAATAAGGAGGTCGCCAATGCACACTCT AATAAATCTGTTGGAGAAGGAAAGAGGAGCTGGACTATGGTTGCAGACGCTACTACTCTTCTAGACAAGGAATCAGGGAAGTCATTGCAGTTTCTACAAGGTCTTAAGGGGACTCAGTTAATCATTCCAAGAATGG TTATACAGGAACTGGATTGCTTGAAGCAACGTGGCAGCCTTTTCAGAAAGAAAACAGAGGCTGAATCGGTTCTGGAATGGATCGAAGAATGTATGGTTAAAACAAATTGGTGGATCCATGTCCAGAGCTCAATGGAAGATGGAAGACTGATTGCTCCAACCCCTCCTGTTTCTCCGCAGTCTCTATTTAGCGAGAAGAGTTGGTGCTTTCCTTCTGGGACAACGGGCTCATTGACTTTTTCGAGGTGTGGGAGCACAATGGACCTTGTATCACCCTCCCCAGAAGACCATATCCTAGATTGTGCTCTTTTACATAGAAGGATGAAGAGGAACGATGGACAACTTATCCTTCTCAGTAATGATGTTACCCTGAAGATCAAAGCCATGGCAGAG gGTTTGCTTTGTGAGACAGCTCAAGAATTTCGTGAGAGTCTGGTGAACCCACTTTCTGAGAGGTTTATGTGGCCGGACAGTTCTCCCTGTGGGCGTACATGGTCTTACTCCGGCAATGTAGCTTTGAGAGAAAAGTACAATAGCTGTGGCCCTCTGAAGAAGTTGTCAAATGGTGAAGGTGCAAAGGGCTTGAAGCTCATTCTGCACCACAATTCTCATTACGGGCAGATCCGTTAG
- the LOC103443884 gene encoding protein SENSITIVE TO PROTON RHIZOTOXICITY 1 (The RefSeq protein has 4 substitutions compared to this genomic sequence) — protein MDPKERQWDTWENPSTGNDVTNTISSDHPSFTNFNSQQHQREWERPSVLDYEMRMEPSFLKFHQPSDSQTSYTCNSKNDTKIPDQEGGKMHEVQQPNKIQDWDARMTLNNLTFLEQKIHQLQDLVHVIVGRRGQVLGRPDELVAQQQQLITADLTSIIAQLISTAGSLLPSVKHTLSTTLPSTGQFGQLGGSFIPSAAGNDAGVKMQINSGSKLADQANQTDLISNYGTEHIEEHETKDEEDADEGENLPPGSYEILQLEKEEILAPHTHFCAICGKGFKRDANLRMHMRGHGDEYKTAAALAKPNKESSSEPTLIKRYSCPYAGCKRNKDYKKFQPLKTILCVKNHYKRTHCDKSYTCSRCNTKKFSVIADLKTHEKHCGIDKWLCSCGTTFSRKDKLFGHITLFQGHTPAIPLDETKGTLGPADHGEGSEASNRVGSINFSVSSTAPGGGGAAQSLMDVKESVDDPTSYFSPLNFETCNFDGFQEFPRPPFEDTESSFSFLMPGSCNYTHKTGGGESNFNNLHRQ, from the coding sequence ATGGATCCTAAAGAAAGGCAATGGGACACCTGGGAGAATCCTTCCACTGGGAATGATGTGACGAATACGATTTCCTCAGATCATCCATCTTTTACCAATTTCAATTCGCAGCAGCATCAACGCGAGTGGGAAAGGCCCTCTGTTTTAGATTATGAAATGAGGATGGAACCGTCCTTCCTGAAATTCCACCAGCCTTCTGATTCGCAAATGTCATACACTTGCAACTCCAAGAATGATACAAAAATTCCAGATCAAGAAGGTGGTAAGATGCATGAGGTGCAGCAGCCTAATAAAATCCAAGACTGGGATGCAAGAATGACGTTGAACAATCTCACATTCCTGGAACAAAAGATCCATCAGCTTCAGGATTTAGTGCATGTGATTGTTGGCCGGAGAGGTCAAGTTCTAGGACGACCAGATGAACTTGTGGCTCAGCAACAGCAGCTCATAACTGCCGATCTTACTTCAATAATTGCTCAGTTGATCTCGACAGCAGGTAGTCTTCTACCATCTGTGAAGCATACGCTTTCCACCACGTTACCTTCTACAGGACAGTTTGGGCAGCTTGGTGGGTCATTTATTCCTTCTGCAGCAGGAAATGATGCGGGTGTTAAGATGCAAATTAATAGCGGAAGCAAATTAGCTGATCAGGCCAACCAGACTGATCTAATAAGTAATTATGGGACTGAGCATATTGAAGAACATGAAACCAAAGATGAGGAGGATGCTGATGAAGGTGAGAACCTTCCGCCTGGTAGCTACGAAATTTTACAGTTAGAGAAAGAAGAAATCCTTGCACCTCACACTCACTTCTGTGCAATTTGCGGAAAGGGATTCAAGCGGGATGCAAATTTAAGGATGCACATGAGAGGTCATGGAGACGAGTACAAAACTGCAGCAGCACTTGCAAAACCCAACAAAGAATCCAGCTCTGAACCAACCCTTATCAAAAGGTATTCATGCCCTTATGCCGGCTGCAAGCGGAACAAGGATCACAAAAAGTTTCAGCCTTTGAAGACTATTTTGTGTGTCAAGAATCACTACAAGAGAACCCACTGTGACAAAAGTTACACTTGCAGCAGATGCAATACCAAGAAGTTCTCTGTTATTGCGGATCTGAAAACTCATGAGAAGCATTGTGGTATAGACAAGTGGCTTTGTTCTTGTGGCACCACCTTCTCAAGGAAAGACAAGCTTTTTGGGCACATTACCCTTTTTCAAGGCCACACTCCTGCCATACCCCTCGATGAAACAAAAGGAACTCTAGGGCCAGCAGACCACGGGGAAGGCAGTGAAGCGTCAAACAGAGTTGGAAGCATAAGCTTCAGTGTTAGCTCCACTGCTCCTGGCGGAGGTGGTGCAGCTCAAAGTCTCATGGACGTGAAAGAAAGTATTGATGATCCAACCAGTTACTTCTCTCCATTGAATTTTGAAACCTGTAATTTTGATGGGTTTCAAGAGTTCCCTCGACCCCCGTTTGAGGATACAGAGAGTTCATTCTCTTTTCTTATGCCAGGGTCTTGTAATTACACTCACAAAACTGGAGGAGGTGAGTCGAATTTCAACAATCTTCATCGACAGTAA
- the LOC103443885 gene encoding tRNA (mnm(5)s(2)U34)-methyltransferase, chloroplastic isoform X3, producing the protein MLAVTVPVRLRFGAHLLGIHKPLTLIPTSSSSTRCFFLFPSPPTRNVSLSQTPRDLLRRNVSQTPAPAASDSVSVSVSFPKDSPLFGLEDLLVSFILGKKRATEVSHLVWKHVVQKGDTVIDATCGNGHDTLAMLKMVADESGKGSVYGLDIQEAALQKTSSLLEESVTPNEKGLVKLFSKCHSKMHEVLPRNTSVRLVAFNLGYLPGGDKSLTTQSDTTLKALEAAKGKN; encoded by the exons ATGCTGGCAGTGACTGTGCCGGTCAGATTGAGATTTGGTGCGCATTTGCTTGGGATACACAAACCCCTGACGCTAATTccaacttcttcttcctcaacacgCTGCTTCTTCCTCTTTCCCTCTCCTCCTACTCGAAACGTTTCGCTGAGTCAGACTCCTCGTGACCTCCTCCGCCGAAACGTTTCCCAAACCCCTGCCCCTGCGGCCAGTGATTCCGTTTCCGTTTCCGTTTCTTTCCCGAAAGACTCTCCTCTCTTTG GATTGGAGGATCTACTGGTGAGCTTTATCTTGGGGAAGAAGAGGGCCACAGAAGTTTCCCACTT GGTATGGAAACATGTTGTCCAAAAAGGTGATACGGTCATTGATGCCACTTGTGGCAATGGTCATGATACCTTAGCGATGCTCAAGATGGTCGCTGATGAATCGGGAAAGGGTTCTGTTTACGGACTTGACATTCAGGAAGCTGCTTTACAGAAAACTTCTTCTCTGCTGGAAGAATCGGTCACTCCAAATGAG AAGGGACTCGTTAAGCTGTTCTCCAAATGCCACAGTAAAATGCATGAAGTTCTACCAAGGAATACATCTGTTAG GCTTGTCGCTTTCAACCTAGGCTATCTTCCAGGGGGTGACAAATCACTCACCACGCAGTCAGACACAACACTAAAAGCATTGGAAGCTGCAAAAG
- the LOC103443885 gene encoding tRNA (mnm(5)s(2)U34)-methyltransferase, chloroplastic isoform X2 — MLAVTVPVRLRFGAHLLGIHKPLTLIPTSSSSTRCFFLFPSPPTRNVSLSQTPRDLLRRNVSQTPAPAASDSVSVSVSFPKDSPLFGLEDLLVSFILGKKRATEVSHLVWKHVVQKGDTVIDATCGNGHDTLAMLKMVADESGKGSVYGLDIQEAALQKTSSLLEESVTPNEKGLVKLFSKCHSKMHEVLPRNTSVRLVAFNLGYLPGGDKSLTTQSDTTLKALEAAKGILMDGGLISLVVYVGHPGGCCVLLVDSYVLDFCFPYGNSGKN; from the exons ATGCTGGCAGTGACTGTGCCGGTCAGATTGAGATTTGGTGCGCATTTGCTTGGGATACACAAACCCCTGACGCTAATTccaacttcttcttcctcaacacgCTGCTTCTTCCTCTTTCCCTCTCCTCCTACTCGAAACGTTTCGCTGAGTCAGACTCCTCGTGACCTCCTCCGCCGAAACGTTTCCCAAACCCCTGCCCCTGCGGCCAGTGATTCCGTTTCCGTTTCCGTTTCTTTCCCGAAAGACTCTCCTCTCTTTG GATTGGAGGATCTACTGGTGAGCTTTATCTTGGGGAAGAAGAGGGCCACAGAAGTTTCCCACTT GGTATGGAAACATGTTGTCCAAAAAGGTGATACGGTCATTGATGCCACTTGTGGCAATGGTCATGATACCTTAGCGATGCTCAAGATGGTCGCTGATGAATCGGGAAAGGGTTCTGTTTACGGACTTGACATTCAGGAAGCTGCTTTACAGAAAACTTCTTCTCTGCTGGAAGAATCGGTCACTCCAAATGAG AAGGGACTCGTTAAGCTGTTCTCCAAATGCCACAGTAAAATGCATGAAGTTCTACCAAGGAATACATCTGTTAG GCTTGTCGCTTTCAACCTAGGCTATCTTCCAGGGGGTGACAAATCACTCACCACGCAGTCAGACACAACACTAAAAGCATTGGAAGCTGCAAAAGGTATCCTGATGGATGGAGGGCTTATCAGCTTAGTGGTTTATGTGGGGCATCCTGGTGGATG